A part of Prionailurus viverrinus isolate Anna chromosome E1, UM_Priviv_1.0, whole genome shotgun sequence genomic DNA contains:
- the LOC125151759 gene encoding olfactory receptor 3A1, with the protein MKSKFEYNRTAITEFILLGLVETPDLRPVVFVVFLLSYLLTVGGNLSILAAILVETKLHTPMYFFLGNLSVLDVGCITVTIPSMLARLLSHKRTVPYGACLTQLFFFHLLVGVDCFLLTAMAYDRFLAICQPLTYSTRMSQTVQRILVAVSWALAFTNALTHTVAISTLNFCGPNVINHFYCDLPQLFQLSCSSTQLNELLLFAVGFIMAGTPLALIVTSYAHVTAAVLRIRSAEGRKKAFSTCGSHLTVVAIFYGSGIFNYMRLGSAKLSDKDKAFGIFNTVINPMLNPIIYSLRNPDVQGALWRVLMGRRPLA; encoded by the coding sequence atgaagtcaaaatttGAGTACAATAGAACAGCCATTACTGAGTTCATCCTGCTGGGCTTGGTGGAGACACCAGACCTGCGGCCAGTTGTCTTTGTAGTCTTCCTCCTTTCCTACCTGCTCACAGTTGGGGGCAACCTCAGCATCCTGGCCGCCATCTTGGTGGaaaccaaactccacacccccatgtacttcttcctggggAACCTATCGGTGCTGGACGTTGGGTGCATCACAGTCACTATTCCCTCAATGTTGGCTCGTCTCCTGTCCCACAAGCGTACTGTTCCCTATGGAGCCTGCCTCACACAGCTTTTCTTCTTTCACCTTCTCGTTGGGGTGGACTGCTTCCTTTTGACAGCCATGGCCTATGACCGATTCCTGGCCATCTGCCAGCCCCTCACCTACAGCACCCGAATGAGCCAGACAGTCCAGAGGATATTGGTGGCTGTGTCCTGGGCTTTAGCCTTCACTAATGCACTGACCCACACAGTAGCCATATCCACCCTGAACTTCTGTGGTCCCAATGTGATCAATCACTTCTACTGTGACCTCCCACAGCTCTTCCAGCTCTCCTGCTCCAGCACCCAACTCAATGAGCTGCTGCTCTTTGCTGTGGGTTTCATAATGGCAGGTACTCCCCTGGCTCTCATCGTCACCTCCTATGCCCATGTGACAGCTGCAGTCCTACGAATCCGTTCTGCTGAGGGCAGGAAGAAAGCCTTCTCCACATGTGGCTCTCATCTCACTGTGGTTGCCATATTCTACGGTTCAGGTATATTTAATTACATGCGACTGGGTTCAGCCAAGCTTTCAGACAAGGATAAAGCTTTTGGAATTTTTAACACCGTCATCAACCCCATGCTGAATCCAATCATCTACAGCCTCAGGAACCCTGACGTGCAGGGTGCCCTCTGGAGAGTGCTCATGGGGAGGCGACCACTGGCTTGA